The Armatimonadota bacterium nucleotide sequence ATGAGCTTGGCGTGAAGAGGTCGTCATCTGGCACGAGTCGGATTGATATTCGGCCCGATGTGAACAAGACTTTCAATCGGGGTTACACGACTTACTTCCTGCACGGCCGCGATGAAGATATGGGTTCAATCGAAACGCCTAAGATGGTAGGCGAGCCTGTGGGCAAAGTGACATCGGTGAGCGCGCGCGGGGTGACAGTCGATGCGAATGTCTCTATGCACAACGGCGACGGCATCTGCTTTTTCGATCAATCAGGCGAGCTTCGTGGGAGCGTGATAAACGATGTCCGAGGCAGGACGATTATTCCGAACAAGCTCGACGGCATAGAAAAAGGCACTTATATCTATCGCAATCACGATCATGAATTTCTTATGCGACTGCAGAAGTCTAAGGCCGAAAGGCTTATTGAGGTCTCCATGACTTTGCATGAGACCGATGATGGCCTGAAACTGACTGTATCGGATGAGGGCGGCAACTCGGCTGAGTTTACAATGGCCTGCGAGAAGGTCATTGCGCAAAAGCCGGAACAGGCTGTGGATAATATTCATAAACAGCTCGGCAAGTCCGGTGGAACGATCTTTGCATGCAAGAACGTGAAGCTGGAGATTGACGATATTTACTTCATTCCGATATCGATTTTGAATGCTCTCCGGCGCGGCGTACTGGATGAACTTATCAAAGCGCGTGCGGCAAACAGTCCGATTGCTCACGGGGAAATCATCAGGAACGATGCGCCGTATCCGGGCACGTATTTATCTTATCTGGGCAATGTCCTGAACAGCCGCGCCAGGCAGTTTTATAATCGTCATGGAGTATCTTCTATCGAACCGGCAGCTGAATCCGGCTTGAATATGCATGGCCGCAAAGTTATGACTACTCGATATTGCATCAAACGTCAGGTCGGCCTTTGTGGTTCATCAAAGCGAGTGGTAGAGCCGATGTTTCTTGTCGATTCGGACGGGCATAAACTCGAACTGCGCTTTGACTGCTCCCGCTGCGAGATGGATATCTTGTTCTGCGGTTAAAACCGGTCCGTTCATTATAAGGGCAACGTGCTTATATATATTGTCATTCCGAACAAATGTGAGGAATCTGCTTTGAACCGGAGCGCGAATTGATAGACATAACCAAACTATATTGCGGCAAAGCCACCACCGGCGACGCATTGCGATACGGCAGGGCGAGCCAAAGCGCGATGGCCAGGAAGCCGATTGTGGTGTGGAACTGCACGCGCAGGTGCAACCTCAAGTGCATCCACTGCTATGCCGACTCCGACAACAAAATCTACCCGAATGAGCTTACTTTCGATGAATCTCAGGCTATGATCCACGCCCTTGCGGACTTCGGCGCGC carries:
- a CDS encoding U32 family peptidase, whose protein sequence is MKNIELLAPAKDLECGLAAIDCGADAIYIGAPRFGARVAVGNSLEDLASLAGHAHKYWAKVYVTVNTLLRDDEIDEALALISQLYDIGIDGLIIQDTGLLESDLPPIPIIASTQMHNNTPEKVSFLEDVGINRVILARELELEQIKAIRAATNNIELECFVHGALCVCYSGQCYMSYALGGRSGNRGECAQPCRKSYSLVDNRGKTIIPDKHLLSLKDLNLSEHLSGLIEAGVSSFKIEGRLKDRSYVTNVVSFYRHKLDELGVKRSSSGTSRIDIRPDVNKTFNRGYTTYFLHGRDEDMGSIETPKMVGEPVGKVTSVSARGVTVDANVSMHNGDGICFFDQSGELRGSVINDVRGRTIIPNKLDGIEKGTYIYRNHDHEFLMRLQKSKAERLIEVSMTLHETDDGLKLTVSDEGGNSAEFTMACEKVIAQKPEQAVDNIHKQLGKSGGTIFACKNVKLEIDDIYFIPISILNALRRGVLDELIKARAANSPIAHGEIIRNDAPYPGTYLSYLGNVLNSRARQFYNRHGVSSIEPAAESGLNMHGRKVMTTRYCIKRQVGLCGSSKRVVEPMFLVDSDGHKLELRFDCSRCEMDILFCG